The Candidatus Pelagibacter sp. IMCC9063 genome has a window encoding:
- a CDS encoding TRAP transporter substrate-binding protein: protein MKKIKQLVLASVLVLFTSAVFAETKMRITLQLPLKAHLGQNLLVFKKELEKRSDIKVEIYDSAQLYKDKEVPQAVGSGAIEAGVASLTRFAGTNPEVDVFYLPFLFDSEKKIRKATKSGSKIRQVLDPAISKSGAVPLYYQAYGSAVMLSNGTPMNTPAAFKNKKIRVFGKTLGAFVSSLGAKPALISGSEQYLAYQRGTVDAGMTGVSGVKSRKLYQVMDTLTVTNHGDIEFVLVANKKWLNSLTMKQRKAVTEASKVAEKAVRDDMSGIEARAYKEAKDNGMKIVKLSGAELKALKKASSSVITDYIKRTGGKGGVGDKLVTAANNL from the coding sequence ATGAAAAAAATTAAACAATTAGTATTAGCTTCTGTTTTAGTTTTGTTTACATCTGCAGTTTTTGCAGAAACTAAAATGAGAATTACTCTTCAACTTCCTTTAAAAGCCCATTTAGGTCAAAACCTTTTGGTTTTTAAGAAAGAATTGGAGAAACGATCAGATATCAAAGTTGAAATCTACGATTCTGCTCAACTTTATAAAGATAAGGAAGTTCCGCAAGCTGTAGGCTCAGGGGCAATTGAGGCAGGCGTGGCGTCACTTACAAGGTTTGCAGGTACAAACCCTGAAGTAGATGTTTTTTATTTGCCATTCTTATTTGATTCAGAAAAGAAAATTAGAAAAGCAACTAAATCTGGATCTAAAATTAGACAAGTGTTAGACCCAGCAATTTCAAAATCAGGAGCTGTGCCTTTATACTATCAGGCATATGGTTCTGCTGTGATGTTATCTAACGGAACACCGATGAACACTCCGGCTGCTTTTAAAAATAAAAAAATAAGAGTATTTGGAAAAACACTAGGTGCATTTGTTAGCTCTCTTGGAGCTAAGCCTGCCTTAATTTCAGGTTCTGAGCAATATTTAGCTTACCAAAGAGGAACTGTGGATGCAGGAATGACAGGTGTATCTGGAGTTAAATCTAGAAAACTTTATCAAGTGATGGATACTCTAACAGTAACTAATCACGGTGATATTGAATTTGTTCTTGTTGCTAATAAAAAGTGGTTGAATTCACTGACTATGAAACAAAGAAAAGCAGTAACCGAAGCATCAAAAGTTGCAGAAAAAGCAGTTAGAGATGACATGTCTGGAATAGAAGCCAGAGCTTATAAGGAAGCAAAAGATAATGGAATGAAGATCGTAAAATTATCTGGTGCTGAACTTAAAGCGTTAAAAAAAGCTTCTTCTTCAGTAATCACTGATTACATCAAAAGAACTGGTGGAAAAGGTGGAGTTGGAGATAAGTTAGTTACAGCAGCTAACAACCTTTAA
- a CDS encoding SDR family NAD(P)-dependent oxidoreductase has translation MNQINLKDRTAIVTGGAQGFGLAITERFLESGANVIMWDIDEDTSGKVLKEKNNPKLSAAKIDVTNFDQISSEIEKISHQTKIDIFVNNAGITGKNATVWDYPIDEWKKVLDLDLNAVFYCCKAIAPHMIKNNFGRIVNISSIAGKEGNPNASAYSTAKAGVIGLTKSLGKELADKNIAVNCITPAAAKTRIFDQMTEEHINYMLSKIPRNRFAKVEELASLVAWLASEENSFSTGAVFDLSGGRATY, from the coding sequence ATGAATCAAATTAATTTAAAAGATAGAACTGCCATTGTGACCGGAGGTGCTCAGGGATTTGGGCTTGCAATTACAGAGCGGTTTTTAGAATCTGGTGCAAACGTTATCATGTGGGATATTGATGAAGATACTAGTGGCAAAGTTTTAAAGGAAAAAAATAACCCTAAACTTTCTGCTGCAAAAATAGATGTAACTAATTTTGATCAAATTTCTTCTGAAATTGAAAAAATTTCTCACCAAACAAAGATTGATATTTTCGTAAACAATGCTGGCATCACAGGGAAAAATGCAACAGTCTGGGATTATCCTATTGATGAATGGAAGAAAGTTTTAGATCTAGACTTGAATGCAGTTTTTTATTGCTGCAAGGCAATCGCTCCACATATGATTAAAAATAATTTTGGAAGAATTGTTAATATATCTTCGATTGCTGGAAAAGAAGGAAATCCGAATGCCAGTGCTTACAGTACTGCAAAGGCTGGAGTTATTGGATTGACTAAATCATTAGGAAAAGAATTGGCTGATAAAAATATTGCAGTCAATTGCATTACCCCTGCGGCTGCAAAAACAAGAATTTTTGACCAAATGACCGAAGAGCATATTAATTATATGCTTTCTAAAATTCCTAGAAATAGATTTGCTAAAGTTGAGGAGCTAGCCTCTTTAGTTGCTTGGTTAGCCAGTGAAGAGAATTCCTTTTCTACTGGTGCGGTATTTGATTTGAGCGGTGGAAGAGCAACTTACTAA
- a CDS encoding fumarylacetoacetate hydrolase family protein, with protein MKLLRVGNTGKEKPALLHEGKIKSLEEHILDLDPATINFDTLDKLKKIDVSKLPDLDSDQRIGSCVKNPGKFIAIGLNYSDHAEESGMAIPKEPIIFHKATSSIVGPNDNVVMPKDSKKLDWEVEIGFVIGKETKNITEQEASDHILGYCIVNDVSEREWQIERGGNWTKGKSGDTFGPIGPYLVTKDEIKDINNLSLQLDVNGKRMQTGSTNKMIFNFNFILSYLSNFMSLQPGDVVTTGTPPGVGMGMKPPVFLKRGDKITLEVTGLGMQNQTVV; from the coding sequence ATGAAACTATTAAGAGTAGGAAATACAGGCAAGGAGAAACCAGCCTTATTGCATGAGGGTAAAATAAAAAGTTTAGAAGAACATATTCTAGATTTGGATCCGGCGACAATAAATTTTGATACTTTAGACAAGTTAAAAAAAATTGATGTATCGAAACTTCCTGACTTAGATTCTGATCAAAGAATTGGATCTTGTGTTAAGAATCCTGGCAAGTTTATTGCGATTGGCTTAAATTATTCTGATCATGCCGAAGAATCAGGCATGGCAATTCCCAAAGAGCCTATTATATTTCATAAAGCCACCAGTTCTATTGTGGGGCCCAATGATAATGTGGTTATGCCCAAAGACTCTAAGAAACTTGATTGGGAAGTAGAAATTGGATTTGTTATTGGAAAAGAAACCAAGAATATCACAGAGCAAGAAGCCTCAGATCATATATTGGGATATTGCATTGTGAATGATGTTAGTGAGAGAGAGTGGCAAATAGAAAGAGGTGGTAACTGGACTAAAGGAAAATCTGGGGACACATTTGGTCCCATTGGTCCCTACCTGGTAACCAAAGATGAAATCAAAGATATTAATAATTTATCACTTCAGTTAGACGTAAACGGAAAAAGAATGCAAACAGGCAGTACAAATAAAATGATTTTTAATTTTAATTTTATTTTATCTTATTTGAGTAATTTTATGTCTTTGCAGCCAGGAGATGTTGTTACCACAGGAACACCGCCTGGAGTGGGAATGGGAATGAAGCCGCCAGTTTTTCTCAAAAGAGGAGACAAAATTACCCTAGAAGTAACAGGGCTAGGAATGCAAAATCAAACAGTTGTTTAA
- a CDS encoding TRAP transporter large permease: protein MTTALIIFSLFLILFLSVPIAFGLGSIGLILMLLGDISPLMVPQTFYSVGDNFILLAVPMFLMMSNILLKAGVGDDLFGFAQAWVGNFPGGLAIATILSCSIFAAISGSSVATAATISTVAYPAMIKRGYHKNFCLGILAAGGTLGILIPPSIPMIVYAFVVEESVLSMFLAGIGPGILLALLFILFSVLYVIFFNREVTNVTTTREEKIEYTKKGLPILLMAFIMLGGIYAGIYTPTEAGGIGFLISFIYVVVKKRLDLKGFIEAGLETMKTTVTIFIIIAGAKIFGKAISLYRIPQDLSAIIVSNISEQGMFILVVCITLLILGFIMETLSLILIMMPIFAISIAAMNIDLIWFGIIFTLMIECALITPPVGLNIYVLQAICDAKMSEIAKGVIPFVIIMLFAVFLVYLFPQIALYIPFKL from the coding sequence ATGACTACTGCACTAATTATTTTTTCACTATTTTTAATTTTGTTCTTAAGTGTTCCGATTGCTTTTGGACTGGGATCTATAGGGCTAATATTAATGTTACTGGGAGATATCTCTCCATTAATGGTTCCACAAACATTTTATAGTGTAGGTGACAATTTTATACTTCTTGCCGTTCCCATGTTTCTAATGATGTCAAATATCCTATTAAAAGCTGGAGTTGGAGACGATCTATTTGGTTTTGCACAAGCTTGGGTAGGAAATTTTCCTGGAGGTTTGGCAATTGCCACTATTCTTTCTTGTAGTATTTTTGCAGCTATTTCCGGTTCTTCTGTAGCTACTGCCGCAACTATTTCAACCGTTGCTTATCCTGCAATGATTAAAAGGGGATATCATAAAAATTTTTGCTTAGGTATTTTAGCTGCTGGTGGAACACTGGGGATTTTAATTCCTCCTTCGATACCAATGATTGTTTATGCTTTTGTAGTCGAGGAATCGGTATTGAGTATGTTTTTAGCAGGTATCGGTCCAGGAATATTGTTGGCACTACTCTTCATATTATTTTCAGTTTTATATGTAATTTTTTTTAATAGGGAAGTTACTAACGTTACAACTACTCGAGAGGAAAAAATAGAATATACCAAAAAAGGACTTCCAATACTTTTAATGGCTTTCATAATGCTTGGGGGAATTTACGCTGGGATCTATACCCCAACAGAAGCGGGTGGTATAGGTTTTTTAATTTCATTTATATATGTGGTTGTTAAAAAAAGATTAGACCTTAAGGGATTTATTGAAGCTGGTCTCGAGACTATGAAAACAACAGTTACAATATTTATTATTATAGCCGGAGCTAAAATTTTTGGTAAGGCAATATCTCTATATCGAATTCCTCAGGATCTATCTGCAATCATTGTAAGCAATATAAGCGAACAGGGGATGTTTATATTAGTAGTTTGTATTACGTTGCTTATTCTTGGTTTTATAATGGAGACCCTGTCTTTGATTTTAATCATGATGCCTATTTTTGCAATTTCTATTGCTGCAATGAACATTGATTTAATTTGGTTTGGAATTATTTTTACTTTAATGATCGAGTGCGCGTTGATCACGCCGCCAGTAGGACTGAATATTTATGTTCTACAGGCAATATGTGATGCAAAAATGTCTGAAATTGCAAAGGGTGTTATTCCTTTCGTTATTATTATGTTATTCGCAGTTTTTTTAGTTTATTTATTTCCACAAATTGCATTATATATACCGTTTAAATTATGA
- a CDS encoding isocitrate lyase/PEP mutase family protein: MTLFSSQDSKPKADKLKKLLDQKGIVVMPGCFDALSAKLIEREGINVGFMSGFAVSSTRLGMPDAGLISFSEMAEQVRNICNVTSIPIIFDGDTGYGNAVNVYRTVRGFADAGAAAIMIEDQKWPKKCGHTKGKDVVEADEANSRIKAAVDASKMNNKDILVMARTDAIATRGLDDAIKRMQKFSELGADILFVEAIKSKEDMKRVIKEVPGHHMINLIEDGETPLLEINELEDLGFKIAVFPLTLMSASVKTMQESLQNMKNKIYNTNVSKFSDLRDIVGFNEYYEIEDKYK; encoded by the coding sequence ATGACATTATTTTCATCACAAGATTCAAAACCAAAAGCAGATAAGTTAAAAAAACTATTAGACCAAAAAGGAATTGTAGTGATGCCTGGCTGTTTCGATGCTTTATCTGCAAAGTTAATTGAACGAGAAGGAATAAATGTAGGCTTTATGTCTGGATTTGCAGTTTCTTCTACTAGACTTGGAATGCCAGATGCAGGTTTGATTTCTTTTTCGGAAATGGCTGAACAGGTAAGAAATATTTGTAACGTTACTTCCATACCCATCATTTTTGATGGAGATACAGGTTATGGAAATGCTGTAAATGTTTATAGAACTGTCAGAGGATTTGCAGATGCAGGTGCAGCAGCAATAATGATTGAAGATCAGAAATGGCCTAAAAAATGTGGTCACACTAAAGGAAAAGATGTGGTTGAAGCAGATGAGGCAAATTCAAGAATTAAAGCTGCAGTAGATGCTAGTAAAATGAACAATAAAGATATTTTAGTTATGGCCAGAACAGATGCTATAGCAACCAGAGGATTGGATGATGCAATTAAACGTATGCAAAAATTTTCAGAGCTTGGTGCAGATATTCTTTTTGTAGAAGCAATTAAATCTAAAGAAGATATGAAAAGGGTGATCAAGGAAGTTCCTGGTCATCACATGATTAATTTAATTGAAGATGGCGAAACACCCTTGCTTGAAATAAACGAACTAGAAGATCTTGGATTTAAGATTGCAGTTTTCCCTTTAACTTTAATGAGTGCTTCCGTTAAGACAATGCAAGAATCTTTACAAAATATGAAGAACAAAATTTACAATACCAATGTTTCAAAATTCTCCGACCTAAGAGATATTGTTGGTTTTAATGAATATTACGAAATTGAAGATAAATATAAATAA
- the aceE gene encoding pyruvate dehydrogenase (acetyl-transferring), homodimeric type: MSSDIKNFSKNSISKMDPQEIEEWIQSLEGVVQREGKEGAKEILEAIEQRAKELRILYEPLPYSLYRNTVALEEQGIYPGDLEIEEKITAILRWNALAMVMRANEKYGEVGGHIASYASCAEIFEVGFNHFFKGGDNADLVFYQPHSSTGVYARAFLEGRLSKEQLENYRHEANGGGLSSYCHPYLMPDFWSFPTGSMGIGPISSIYQARFMRYLENRNLLKTDKHVWGVFGDGEMDEPESQGALSFAAREKLDNLTFIVNCNLQRLDGPVRGNGQIIQELESLFKAAGWNVIKVLWGSEWDRLFALDKKHLLLKRFAETVDGKYQTLGARDGAYNIKNFFGEDPEVMELVSHMSDEDIDALKRGGHDLKKLYAAYNQAINTKGKPSVILAKTKKGYGMGKAGESQMTAHQAKKLDFEALKVFRDKFSLPMNDRDIENLKFYKPEESSQEIQYLKSKRAKLGGFIPQRKFTEVSIKIPPVEKYAQFAFDGSDRLVSTTMNITRLLSGLLRNKEIGPRLVPIVADEARTFGMANLFQQVGIYSPEGQLYEPEDASTIMSYKESTDGQLLEEGINEAGALSSWVAAATSYSNHSFPMLPFYIFYSMFGFQRVGDLIWAAADQMPRGFLIGATAGKTTLSGEGLQHQDGSSQIIASTVPNLKSYDPCFAYELATIFDYGARRMMEECKNEFYYITVGNEKYANPKAPKNIQKQIIQGGYLFEKNDGEININLLGSGPILRESIEAAKILKEEFNIGSHVYSITSFTELSKQAREVERSNRLTAIEKKEKSFVQKLINNEDPIIASSDYTRAYPQLISSYLSNSFVALGTDGFGRSDTRKNLRKFFEIDKLQIVIAALDALCDQGKIPKSVLKSALKKYHINANSEHPWNK; this comes from the coding sequence ATGAGCTCGGATATAAAAAATTTTTCTAAAAATAGTATTTCCAAAATGGATCCACAAGAAATCGAGGAGTGGATTCAGTCTCTAGAAGGAGTGGTACAAAGAGAGGGTAAGGAAGGTGCTAAAGAAATTTTAGAGGCAATTGAGCAAAGAGCAAAAGAGTTAAGGATTTTATATGAGCCACTTCCTTATTCTCTTTACCGAAATACAGTAGCTTTAGAAGAGCAGGGAATTTATCCAGGCGATCTTGAGATTGAGGAAAAAATAACCGCAATCCTAAGGTGGAATGCTCTAGCAATGGTAATGAGAGCGAATGAAAAATATGGAGAAGTAGGAGGCCATATAGCCAGCTATGCATCCTGTGCAGAAATATTTGAAGTGGGGTTTAATCACTTTTTTAAAGGAGGAGATAATGCGGATTTGGTTTTCTATCAGCCCCACTCTTCAACAGGTGTTTATGCTAGAGCTTTTCTTGAAGGTAGGCTGTCTAAAGAGCAGTTAGAAAATTATAGACATGAAGCAAATGGTGGAGGACTTTCTTCTTATTGTCACCCTTATTTAATGCCAGACTTTTGGAGTTTTCCAACTGGCTCCATGGGAATTGGTCCTATTAGTTCTATCTATCAAGCAAGATTTATGAGGTATCTAGAAAATAGAAATTTATTAAAAACAGACAAGCACGTCTGGGGGGTATTTGGCGATGGAGAAATGGATGAGCCAGAAAGTCAAGGAGCCTTATCCTTTGCCGCAAGAGAAAAACTAGATAATTTAACGTTTATCGTAAATTGCAATTTACAAAGACTAGATGGACCTGTTCGAGGTAATGGTCAAATTATACAAGAATTGGAATCTCTTTTTAAAGCAGCAGGTTGGAATGTCATTAAGGTATTGTGGGGATCGGAATGGGACCGATTGTTTGCTCTTGATAAAAAACATTTATTATTAAAACGTTTTGCAGAAACAGTGGATGGAAAATATCAAACGTTAGGTGCAAGAGATGGCGCCTATAATATAAAAAATTTTTTTGGAGAAGACCCAGAAGTTATGGAGTTAGTTTCTCATATGTCAGATGAAGATATAGATGCGCTTAAAAGAGGAGGGCATGATCTAAAGAAATTATATGCAGCTTACAATCAAGCAATAAATACAAAAGGCAAACCCTCTGTTATTTTAGCCAAAACCAAAAAAGGTTACGGAATGGGAAAAGCGGGAGAGTCCCAAATGACTGCACACCAAGCTAAAAAACTAGATTTTGAGGCGTTAAAAGTCTTTCGAGATAAATTTTCTTTACCCATGAATGATCGTGATATTGAAAATTTAAAATTTTATAAGCCAGAAGAAAGCTCTCAAGAAATCCAATATTTAAAGAGCAAAAGAGCTAAGTTGGGAGGATTTATTCCTCAAAGAAAATTTACAGAAGTTTCTATTAAGATTCCACCTGTTGAAAAATATGCACAATTTGCTTTCGATGGAAGTGACAGGCTCGTTTCTACTACTATGAATATTACAAGACTATTAAGTGGATTACTAAGAAACAAAGAGATTGGACCAAGATTAGTTCCTATTGTTGCAGATGAAGCTCGGACTTTTGGAATGGCAAATTTATTTCAACAAGTTGGTATTTATTCTCCAGAGGGGCAGCTTTATGAACCAGAAGATGCAAGTACAATCATGTCATATAAAGAATCTACAGATGGACAGTTATTAGAAGAGGGAATCAACGAAGCGGGAGCTCTTTCATCCTGGGTTGCCGCTGCCACTTCTTATTCCAATCATAGTTTTCCCATGTTGCCTTTTTATATTTTTTATTCGATGTTTGGATTTCAAAGGGTCGGAGATTTAATATGGGCTGCAGCAGATCAAATGCCAAGAGGCTTTCTTATTGGAGCAACAGCAGGGAAGACAACCTTATCAGGAGAAGGTTTGCAGCATCAAGATGGATCTAGTCAAATTATAGCCTCTACCGTTCCTAATTTAAAATCTTACGATCCCTGTTTTGCTTATGAGCTTGCAACTATCTTTGATTATGGTGCAAGACGAATGATGGAAGAGTGTAAAAATGAATTTTATTATATCACAGTAGGAAATGAAAAATATGCTAATCCTAAAGCGCCCAAAAATATACAAAAACAAATTATTCAAGGTGGTTATTTATTTGAGAAAAATGATGGAGAAATAAATATTAATTTACTAGGATCGGGTCCTATTTTAAGAGAAAGTATTGAGGCTGCTAAAATTTTAAAAGAAGAGTTTAATATTGGAAGTCATGTTTATAGCATTACTAGTTTTACAGAATTATCCAAACAAGCAAGAGAAGTTGAACGATCAAACCGATTAACTGCAATTGAAAAAAAAGAAAAAAGCTTTGTCCAAAAATTAATTAATAACGAGGATCCAATCATTGCAAGCAGTGATTACACAAGAGCTTACCCTCAATTAATTAGCTCCTATTTATCTAACTCTTTTGTAGCATTAGGAACAGATGGTTTTGGTAGAAGCGATACCAGAAAAAACCTTAGAAAATTTTTTGAAATAGACAAATTACAAATTGTAATTGCAGCATTAGATGCCCTTTGCGACCAAGGAAAAATTCCTAAATCAGTACTCAAGTCTGCACTTAAAAAGTACCATATAAATGCCAATTCTGAGCACCCTTGGAATAAATAA
- a CDS encoding LysR family transcriptional regulator codes for MDWRRIQVFAKICGNKSFTAAAQIIGKSQSTLSRDVIQLEKKIGFRVFKRDIRGIELTEQGKKLLMIANEFNLKLGKI; via the coding sequence ATGGACTGGAGAAGAATACAAGTTTTTGCTAAAATTTGCGGTAATAAAAGTTTCACAGCCGCTGCACAAATAATTGGCAAATCACAATCCACCTTAAGCCGAGATGTTATCCAATTAGAAAAAAAAATTGGATTTAGAGTATTTAAAAGAGATATTCGAGGAATAGAACTTACGGAACAAGGAAAAAAACTTCTTATGATTGCAAATGAATTTAACCTTAAACTAGGTAAAATTTAA
- a CDS encoding DMT family transporter: MNWILITIFAAFFQNLRSSLQKNLNKDISLVASTYVRFVFCLPFAAVLYFSYFQNFEIVLFTIQQDDFLFYIFLAAISQIFFTFLLLYSFQFSNFMIGTTLSKTEVVQIAILEIIILHDKFNYWTIVGIIVSTIGVFIFSTKDRNAIFKNLLSKSTLVGLACGFLLALSVVAFRAAALSLGDLKSNLEMALSTLFFGVLIQTFILTVYISLFEKEQFKKIYQNKKQCIATGFCGFITTLSWFYVFTLMQAAIVRAVGQIELLFSYIASRYYFKEKIKLIEVIGILVFAIGVGVILVAK, encoded by the coding sequence ATGAACTGGATATTAATCACAATATTTGCGGCTTTTTTTCAAAATTTAAGATCGAGCCTGCAAAAAAACCTCAATAAAGACATATCTCTAGTTGCATCCACTTATGTGAGATTTGTTTTCTGTCTGCCATTTGCTGCTGTCTTATACTTTTCTTATTTTCAAAACTTTGAAATAGTACTTTTTACGATTCAACAAGATGATTTTTTATTTTATATTTTTTTAGCAGCCATCTCTCAAATTTTTTTTACTTTTCTTCTTTTGTATTCTTTTCAATTTTCTAATTTTATGATTGGAACAACTTTAAGCAAAACAGAAGTTGTTCAAATTGCAATTTTAGAAATTATTATTTTACATGATAAATTTAATTACTGGACCATTGTGGGTATTATTGTTTCAACGATCGGAGTATTTATATTCTCGACTAAAGATCGTAATGCTATTTTTAAAAATTTATTATCTAAATCTACTTTAGTTGGGTTAGCCTGTGGTTTTTTATTAGCTTTAAGCGTGGTAGCTTTTAGAGCGGCAGCTCTAAGTTTGGGGGATTTAAAGTCTAACCTTGAAATGGCTTTAAGCACTTTGTTTTTTGGGGTTTTAATTCAAACTTTTATTTTAACAGTTTACATTTCTTTGTTTGAAAAAGAGCAATTTAAAAAAATCTACCAAAATAAAAAACAATGTATTGCAACAGGATTTTGCGGATTCATTACAACGCTATCGTGGTTTTATGTATTTACTTTAATGCAAGCAGCTATTGTTAGAGCTGTTGGGCAAATTGAATTATTATTTAGCTATATAGCTTCTAGATATTACTTTAAAGAAAAGATCAAATTGATTGAAGTAATTGGAATTTTAGTATTTGCTATTGGTGTTGGTGTTATCTTGGTAGCAAAGTAA
- a CDS encoding TRAP transporter small permease — MNLEKIIKYSGYLSAGLFIMIGFIVSFEVISRYIFNSPTIWVNEISRFLQIWATYLALTYSFHKNDFIRITVIYDRLGETGKRILDFISMLFILFFSSFVVYYGWLIAYDSLKVGRTSSTILDVPSFLTELAIPLCFFLLVIRASIEFVRKIRLFIK, encoded by the coding sequence ATGAACTTAGAAAAAATTATAAAATATTCAGGTTACCTATCTGCAGGCTTATTTATCATGATAGGTTTTATAGTCTCGTTTGAAGTTATATCTCGCTATATTTTTAACTCTCCTACAATATGGGTAAATGAAATATCTAGGTTTTTACAAATTTGGGCCACCTATTTAGCTCTTACGTATTCTTTTCATAAAAATGATTTTATTAGAATTACGGTCATCTACGACCGTCTCGGGGAAACTGGAAAAAGAATACTAGACTTCATATCAATGCTTTTTATTTTGTTCTTTAGTTCCTTTGTTGTTTACTATGGATGGCTCATTGCCTACGATTCTTTAAAAGTAGGTAGAACAAGTTCAACAATTTTAGATGTTCCATCTTTTTTAACTGAGCTTGCAATCCCGCTCTGCTTTTTTTTATTAGTTATTAGAGCCTCAATAGAGTTTGTTAGAAAGATAAGGTTATTTATAAAATAA